The sequence TGGCCGGCAGTCTGCCCCACCAGGTCACAGCTGCAGCGACTTGACCTCCAGGAACTCCTCGAGGCCGTACTCCCCCAGCTCGCGACCGTTGCCGCTCTGCTTGTAGCCGCCGAACGGCGCGAGCGGGTTGAAGCGCCCACCGTTGACGTCCACCATCCCGGTACGCATCCGCCGGGCCACCGCGACCGCCCGCTCCTGGTCGCCGGAGAACACCCCGCCGGAGAGCCCGTACGGCGTGCCGTTGGCGATGTCGACGGCCTCGTCCTCGTCGGCGTACGGGATCACCGCGAGGACCGGCCCGAAGACCTCCTCCTGCTCGATCCGGGAGCCGGGAGTGACGCCGGCGAGCACCGTCGGCTGGACGTAGAAGCCGCGCTCCAGCCCCTCGGGCCGCTCGGGACCGCCGACCACGACCGTCGCGCCGTCGGCCACGGCCTGCTCGATGTAGCCGACCACCTTCTCGTACTGCGTGGCGCTGGCCAGCGGCCCGATCCGGGTCCCCTCGGCCAGCGGCTCACCGACCGGGTACTTCGCGGCGGCCGCACGGATCAGCTCGAGCACCTCGTCGTACTGCCCCGCCGGCACCAGCATCCGGGTCCAGGCGGTGCAGGTCTGGCCGCCGTTGATGAAGCAGTTGGCCAGCCCCACCTTGACGGCCTTGCCGAGGTCGGCATCGTCGAGCACGAGGAAGGCGCTCTTGCCGCCGAGCTCCAGCGAGACCTTCTTGACGGTGCCGGCGGCGACCGCCATGACGCGCTTGCCGGCGGTGGTGGAGCCGGTGAAAGAGACCATGTCCACGTCGGGGTGCGCGGCGATCGCCTCACCCACGACCGGGCCGAGGCCGGTGACCAGGTTGAAGACGCCTGCCGGCAGGCCGACCTGCTCGAAGACCTCGGCCAGCGCGTAGGCGGACAGCGGCGCGACCTCGGACGGCTTGAGGACCACGGTGCAGCCGGCGGCGAGCGCCGCGGCGACCTTCGCCACGACCTGGTGCAGCGGGTAGTTCCACGGGGTGATCGCGCCGACCACACCGATCGGCTCCTTGACCACCAACGAGTTGGCGATCTGCTGCTCGAACGCGTAGCCGCCGAGGATCTCGGCGTAGGACCGGAGAACCTTCACAGGGTTGCCGACCTGCACCGCCTTGCTGAAGCCGAGCGGCGTGCCCATCTCGCTCGTGATGAGAGCGGCGACCTCGTCGGTGCGCGCCTCGAGCGCGTCGGCGGCCGCGGCCAGCAGCGCGGCCCGGTCCGCCGGCGTGCTGGCCGCCCAGCCCGGGAACGCGGCGCGAGCGGCGTCGACCGCGCGGTCGACGTCCTCCTGC is a genomic window of Mycobacteriales bacterium containing:
- a CDS encoding aldehyde dehydrogenase family protein translates to MQGKDVFFLDGQWVPATGRAPIPVVNPATEEQVSAVPAGAQEDVDRAVDAARAAFPGWAASTPADRAALLAAAADALEARTDEVAALITSEMGTPLGFSKAVQVGNPVKVLRSYAEILGGYAFEQQIANSLVVKEPIGVVGAITPWNYPLHQVVAKVAAALAAGCTVVLKPSEVAPLSAYALAEVFEQVGLPAGVFNLVTGLGPVVGEAIAAHPDVDMVSFTGSTTAGKRVMAVAAGTVKKVSLELGGKSAFLVLDDADLGKAVKVGLANCFINGGQTCTAWTRMLVPAGQYDEVLELIRAAAAKYPVGEPLAEGTRIGPLASATQYEKVVGYIEQAVADGATVVVGGPERPEGLERGFYVQPTVLAGVTPGSRIEQEEVFGPVLAVIPYADEDEAVDIANGTPYGLSGGVFSGDQERAVAVARRMRTGMVDVNGGRFNPLAPFGGYKQSGNGRELGEYGLEEFLEVKSLQL